The region TTTATAAGAAATTTCGGCAACTTCACAGGGAGATTTAGCACGTACCCAAGCGGTACGCAGCGGATTATCTGTTTCTTCAAATAGCCCCAATTCACCAATAAAATCACCTTTATTAAGATAAGACAGGATCATTTCTTTACCGTCTTCATCTTTGATCAGCACCGAAACTGAGCCTTTTACGATGTAATATAAGGTTTCTGCTTTTTCACCCGCATGGATCAAAGAGCTCTTCGCTGGGTATTTATGAATATGGCAATGCGACAGAAACCACTCTAGGGTGGGGTCACTTTGGGGCTTGCTAATAATCATCTCTTACCTCTTAATTATTTTAATTAGCTCGGGGCTTAGGCCTAGCAAGCTATCTGCGTTCAGTATACCTAGTGGGCTAGCATAAAAGGCTTAACTCATATCATCAAGTGGCTTAGGCTTTTATCCTGCTCGTCGTGACTAATCCAATAGGATAACATAGCTATTTTTATGGGAGATTATGATGAAAGCGACAGTTACCTGGTTAGAAGGCATGTGTTTTGAAGGCTTATCTGAGTCTGGTCATAAAATCTTGTTAGATGGCACTAATCCAGGCAAAGGTGCTAGCCCCATGGAAGCTGTATTGCTGGGCGCCGGTGGCTGCAGTGCTATAGATGTAGTTTCTATCTTAGAAAAAGGCCGCCAGCAGGTTACTGGCTGCGTGGTAGAGCTAGATGCAGACCGCGCCGAGCAACCACCACGGGTGTTTACCACTCTTAACATGCACTTTGTTGTGACCGGCCACGATTTATCGGAAAAGCAGGTCGCGCGCGCGGTGAGCTTATCGATGGAAAAA is a window of Oceanisphaera sp. IT1-181 DNA encoding:
- a CDS encoding OsmC family protein, which produces MKATVTWLEGMCFEGLSESGHKILLDGTNPGKGASPMEAVLLGAGGCSAIDVVSILEKGRQQVTGCVVELDADRAEQPPRVFTTLNMHFVVTGHDLSEKQVARAVSLSMEKYCSVMKMLDKALDASSSFEIRQA